The genomic interval CATCGCGGCGCGCAGCCCGGCCACGTTCGCATCGAACGCCGCCACCAGTTCGGCCGCCGTCGTGGGCGGCGGCGCCGCCGGCGCCTGCTTCGTCATGTCGAGCTCGCTGGTTTCCAGGATCGACGTGCCGCGGATGGGGATGTTGGCCACGTGCATGGCCAGCTGGCCGATCGTCCGCGACTTGGCGTGCGGGCGCCAGTCCCCGCGCCCGTCGGGGAACCGCGCCAGCACCCGGCGCGTGGACTCCACTTCGCGGTCGAAGTCGTCGAACGGCGGCACGGCGCCGGCGGTCGGATGGGCGTTCGTGGACATGGCGGCGCACCTCGCGCAATGGGGGATCGGGATGGAGACGCTCCCATATTCGTCCCGATAGTTGATGAAGTCAAGTTGTTGCTTGATTTCTTTGTCTAGCCGCCGTAGCTTCGCCGCATGCGTTCCTACGGACAGTTCTGCGGCCTCGCCAAGGCGCTCGACGTGGTGGGCGACCGATGGACCCTGCTCATCGTGCGCGAACTGCTCCTCCAGGACGCCGCCCGCTACACCGACCTCCGCCACGGCCTGCCCGGCATCGCCACCAACCTCCTCGCCGAACGCCTGCGCGAGATGGAACTCGCCGGCCTCGTGTCCCGCGAACAGGCGCCACCCCCGGTGGCCACCGCCCTGTTCCGCCTCACCCCCAGAGGACGCGAGCTCGAGCCCGTCGTCCGCGCCCTCGGCGCCTGGGCCGGCCCCCTCATGCGCCAGTGGACCCCCGATCAGGCGTTCCGCAGCCGCTGGCTCGCGCTGCCGGTGGAGTTCTACCTCACCGACCGCACCCCCACTCGGCCCCCGGTCACGATCCAGGTGCACACCGGCGACGAGCCCATGCTCATCGAGACGGTGCTCGGCGCCGTGAAGGCCCGCCCCGGCTCCGCCCCCGATGCGGACGCCGTGGTCACCGGCCCGCCCCACCTGGTCATGGGCCTGCTCAGCGGACGGATGCCGCTCGC from Gemmatimonadaceae bacterium carries:
- a CDS encoding DinB family protein, which encodes MSTNAHPTAGAVPPFDDFDREVESTRRVLARFPDGRGDWRPHAKSRTIGQLAMHVANIPIRGTSILETSELDMTKQAPAAPPPTTAAELVAAFDANVAGLRAAMAAASAAELSRDWTLRAGDRVILRQSKGSLLRLMVLSHIIHHRAQLGVYYRLLDIPVPGVYGPSADEPI
- a CDS encoding helix-turn-helix domain-containing protein, producing MRSYGQFCGLAKALDVVGDRWTLLIVRELLLQDAARYTDLRHGLPGIATNLLAERLREMELAGLVSREQAPPPVATALFRLTPRGRELEPVVRALGAWAGPLMRQWTPDQAFRSRWLALPVEFYLTDRTPTRPPVTIQVHTGDEPMLIETVLGAVKARPGSAPDADAVVTGPPHLVMGLLSGRMPLATARAKGLHFRGNFAAVRRLQPKR